Part of the Phragmites australis chromosome 23, lpPhrAust1.1, whole genome shotgun sequence genome is shown below.
AGCCACGTCAAGCTGGAGCACCCTTCCACGTTCGCCACGCTCGCCATGGACCCAGCCAAGAAGCAGGAGATCGTCGACGACCTGGAGATGTTCCGCGACAGCAAGGAGTACTACGCGTCGGTGGGTAAGGCGTGGAAGCGCGGGTACCTGCTGTTCGGGCCTCCCGGGACCGGCAAGTCCACCATGATCGCGGCGATGGCCAACTTCCTCGACTACGACGTCTACGACCTGGAGCTGACGGCGGTGAAGAACAACACCGAGCTGCGGAAGCTGTTCATCGAGACGACGGGCAAGTCCATCATCGTCATCGAGGACATCGACTGCTCGATCGACCTCACCGGCAAGCGtaagaagaagaaggacaagaagaagaagaagaagatgccaCCGATGCAGGGCGAGGAGGACGATGACCGGAAGGTGACTCTGTCGGGGCTGCTCAACTTCATCGACGGGCTGTGGTCGGCGTGCGGCGGCGAgcgcatcatcatcttcacgACCAACCACAAGGAGAAGCTGGACCCGGCGTTGATCCGGAGGGGAAGGATGGACATGCACATCGAGATGTCCTACTGCCGCTTCGAGGGATTCAAGGTGTTAGCTAAAAATTACCTGGGCGTGGCGGAGCACGAGCTGTTCGGCGAGATACGGCGGCTGCTGGAGGAGGTGGACATGTCACCGGCCGACGTGGCGGAGAACCTGATGCCCCGGTCGAAGAAGAAGGACGTGGACGCCCGCCTTGGGAAGCTTGTGAAGGCGCtcaagaaggccaaggaggacgaggaagaggagggaaCTGATACTgatgacgacgaggacgaggacagCACTAGTAGCGATGATGAAGACtctggcgaggaggaggaaccgAAGAAGAAGTCGGcgagaaggaggaagaggataatAATAAAAAGGGATAAGTAGAAGCTGAATGCGTTGCGAGTACATGGACATTGACTGATACTGCGATTCATTCTTAGATACTGGAACTCGTTTTAGGATTTCCTTGAACACATGAATATTTGGTAGTCATACCTCGATTATGTAGGTTGATGACTAAATCTcgttaaaaaatattgtatctTGGTGTTATTGATCTTATGTTTGGTTTTACAATCTTAGTGATGCTTTTACGTACTACAACCAATAGTATCAGAGTCATAAGGAAAGATTAGTGAAGACACGAGGAGATATTTCACACTGCGTAAAGCTTGCATGGTCTGTGAAGGGACACGACATGAGGAGCATGGTAGCGATCGATGACTTGATCGGATGATTCAGACACTTCGAGTATAGTGGCTCAAACCGTCTGATAAGCTACATCAACGGAGATTCGTTCAGACATAAACATCAGGTTTATGGTGGCTGGAGGCAATTGTTTGATATGGGTCAATTAGACATGACAACCAGGTTCAACGGTGTGACTAGAATACATTGTGGACGAGTGCGATGGCTTCGATTCGTGATCTGATTGATATGCAGTCAATCTAGATCAAAAAAGCTATTGCGTGCATAAGGTGGAGCAGCGATGACGATGACGAGCTGCTACTTGCACCACGTGTGTGCTTGTGAGAAGAAAGAGTGGCGCAAAGGCCCAACCAGGAGGTCTAATGGGTGGCCATGGGGTCACGGGTCTACAGGGCATTATGGCCCATGTGGGCATGGCGAGCAAGGCTCGTAGTCCTGGCCGaagttttatatatatatttttaatgtttTCAAGAATACAtgtttgtttgaaaaaattcaTGGGTAGGCTGCTGTcgatgacatgggaaccagggatCCTCGAGTCCCCAGGCCAGGACCGTAGGCTGCCACGTGGCGCTTTCCCTCggagaccatctccccgaggactgagaagagccagttctaggaggggtgctcgggaccatgaacagtggtccccgagtacccagagttccccgatgacccaagaagagGCAGTTTCGGGAGgtgtgctcgggaccatgaacagtggtccccgagtacccgtagttccccgaggacccgagaagagacatatccgggagagggtgctcggggttatgaacagtggtccctgagcacccagagttccccgaggatctgagaaGCCCTTTGCtagtggaccccacaagggctcaac
Proteins encoded:
- the LOC133906161 gene encoding AAA-ATPase ASD, mitochondrial-like, with amino-acid sequence MELVGGDVDVPGSGFGWAGVWSTVAGLLFLWSMVQEHLPFELEEHVAALARGLLSRVTPYVTITIDERVADSFGRSEAYVAADAYLSATSTARARRLRAELPDGSDRVRLAVDDHEEVVDDFRGAKLWWRKTKTLRRRNVIAWNPGEEERRAYRLTFHCRHRALVEAAYLPHVLAEGHAVTVRNRQRRLFTNSTSADWASGEDGPRVWSHVKLEHPSTFATLAMDPAKKQEIVDDLEMFRDSKEYYASVGKAWKRGYLLFGPPGTGKSTMIAAMANFLDYDVYDLELTAVKNNTELRKLFIETTGKSIIVIEDIDCSIDLTGKRKKKKDKKKKKKMPPMQGEEDDDRKVTLSGLLNFIDGLWSACGGERIIIFTTNHKEKLDPALIRRGRMDMHIEMSYCRFEGFKVLAKNYLGVAEHELFGEIRRLLEEVDMSPADVAENLMPRSKKKDVDARLGKLVKALKKAKEDEEEEGTDTDDDEDEDSTSSDDEDSGEEEEPKKKSARRRKRIIIKRDK